GATCCTCACTCGCTTGCAAGGCCTCCTCCACGCGCTTTCGTTCCAGGGCAATGGCCAGTACGTTGGCAATGGCCTGGACAAAATGGACATCTTCCTCGTGAAAGGTACGAGGGCGATTATCGTATACGCCCAACACGCCAAAAGGGCGATCACGGCCTTCGACGACGACCGAGATGCCGCTGACCACGTCATGGTCTGCCCAGGACGCAGGGCAGGGTACGCGGGTGTCCTGTCGCCAATCCTCCACCAAAAGGGGCTGACGGGTCTGGAGCACATAGCCGGCCGGGGTATCGGGTGTGGCTGCCATGCGTTTGTCCTGGTCGTCGTGGTTCCAGCCTACGCCCGCCTGGAAACGCAGCCCCTGCTCATCGGGAAGTAAAGCCAGTACGAGACTCCAACTGGCCTGTAAGGTGTGGGATATCAAGCGGGTGGCTTGCTCCAACAAAGCCTGTACGGGAAGCCCTTGCAAGGCCTGTTGTCCCAGTTCCACTACGACGGCCTGTTGGTGTAAGCGAGCCTTCAACTGGGATTCGGTCGCTTTCTGTACCGATGCATCACGCACCAGCCCGACCAGATAACCTCCCTCCAGGGCAAAGGCACTGATCTCCACCGGTACCAGCGTTCCGTCTTTTCGGCGCAGGTAGCGTTCGCGGTAGATCACCTTGTCACCAAGCAGCTGCTCCCAAGACAGCGGTAGGGTGATGGTTTCTTCTGCCCGCACGACGTCTTGGAGGGTCATCCTCAGCAGCTCCTCCCGGGTATAGCCTAACAACTGGCAGCCCCTGGGATTGACTTCCACGTATCGGCCCGCCCGATCGGTCACAAAAATGCCGTCGTGTGCCTGTTGGAAAAGCTGGTGAAAAAAGTCTTCTGTAAAAAAGCTGTGCGGAGAATCGCTTCGTGTGTTCATAAGTGGTAGAGAAGGGAAACGCGTCCCTGTGCTTCACTGGCCAGCCGCTGCTGCGAAGGCCTCGCAATGTTTGGTAAAAGCGTAAGGAGGCTGAACCCAACAAGGTTGGCTTTCACGTTCGAGATGGGTTGGTTAAGCGACAGCATGCAACGTGTGCTGTATACTCCTGTTGCCGGATGACGCTTGTTTAAATTCTTTATGTTAATTAACAGATTCAGGTATCAGGTGGTAAGCTATCTCGCGAATTTCCTCGCTCTTCTTGCAAAGTCTGATTAATGGCTTGAATTACCTCATCCAGTTCATGAGTCGTGGTAAGCAACATCGCCACTACCTCCGGGTCCGCCCTTCCGGTCTGCTTGATCACTTCACCCAAACCCAAAAGGCGACACAGCGGCCCACGTACCTGATGTGAATTATAGGCAGCATACTCCTTGAGCTGCTGATTGGTTCTTGACAGACGATGCGTGCGTTCCGCTACGCGTGCTTCCAGCGCCTGATTGAGATGGGTAATGAGCTGATTTTGCTTCATCAAGAGCTGGGAGTGGCGATGCAGCAACTGACGTTCTGCGTCAAAGCTTTGTTTCGGATGGTAGGCCAAGTACGCTAAGATCAGGGCCGAGAGCAGATAAGTAATCGGAACGCCGACCCGCGCCGAAAGCGTAGGACGGGCGATCCAGTTGACGTGGAACACCACCTCGGCGACGACCAAGACCAGCTGGGCCAGCAAAAACATAGCGGCTGTGGGCAGACGAGCGGCGGGCCGTACCAGCAAAATGGCGGTCAGCATACTAATCAAAAAACCATAGGGTATTGAGGAGCCGAGTCCTCCGATACGAAGCCAATGGATGATGAGAAAAAGCAGCGTTACGCCTAGCAAGGGTAGCAGAAGCGTTTCAAACTTTCTCTTTACCTGATAGAGGTAAAAGAAGAAGGCAAAGCTTAGCCAAGCTGCGCCGATGAGGAGAGTCGTAAGCGGCTTGCCGCCATAGAGGAGAGGATGCACTAATCCGTAGGAAACGTACACCAAATTGCCAATCAGCACGTACCGAGTAAGCTGTCGTTCAAAGTGCCGTTCGGAGGTTGCATTCACAGCAAAGCGGTTTTTAGAAGATACTTGCCTACCAGTCCTTTAACTGATTGATCCCGGTCTCCATATCCGTTTTGGGCAGAGCGTAGAGCTATGCACGCCCAGAAGATGCCTCTTCTTGTACTTTAGCCTATGATGGATAAGGCGTTACCGCTTTTTACAAGATAATGAAAATCACTTAACCAACATCTTACTAATCATAGGGAATTGGTTTTAGTAGGGCTACCACTTCCTGGCATTCCTTCCTTCGCTGTGTAAAAGGGTTCCTGCGGCACGCCCTACGCAGGGTCGGCCCTACTCAAAAGTAGGGACACATGACCTGGATTTCCCCCGCTTTAGCGGCGAGGAGGCAATCGAGTCACTAGGTGTCCTGATGTTTTCCGCAAGAGGAACGTCGTCTGCGGGGCGGACTGTCCCCGTCCCAATACCCAACGGATTCGTGGGCATCAGGCGTTGGTGTGCTGTCTTCCGTTACACAAATGGAGAGGTTTATCCTAGCGTCAGTTCCTCGAAGGATACGCAGAATCCTAGAAACGGGGCCATCGCTCGCACCTTCTGGCACAAGCCCCTGGTAAAGCGACTTATCCCTTGCCACCGTAGGTGCCCGGATTGGGTTTGAACACCTCGAGACGTATCCCATTTGCTTATCCTCGTGTTGTAGGTCTAAAAATGGTCCGGCGTATCCTCGGAGCTCCCGTCCAACCCTGCTCCCTCTGTACGGTCTTGCTTACTTTAACACACATGTAAGTACTCTTTCGGAAGCAACCCTTCTTTCGCAGTTCCCCATTTTAGCTTGCGGGTCAGTTTGAACCTAGCTTGTCAATGAATCGAAGAATTGGAACCAAAATCGCGCTTCTGGTCACTTCTATGCTGTTGCTGTCGGCGCTCGCCATCAGCCTTACTGCTCTATACAGCATTCGAGTACGTGGTCAAAAAGAAATTGACTCCTTTCAGGAGGCACAATTGGAAGTAACGCGCCAAAGCCTCCGTGACCTAGTCTCAACGGCCTATGACCTTATTCAACTTCATCACCAGCAAAGCGAGGATCCAACCCAGGTTTTGGCGGCCATCCGCCAACTGCCGGCGTACACACAAGACAGCACTGCCGCCACCCTCGACGACGCGACGCTGCTGGCTATGTACGGGGAGCAGGGGCGCGAAGCCCTCTTGCAACGTGCGTTAGCCACCCTGGCTGCGCTGCGTTTCGATGGAGAGGAAGGCTATTTTTGGGTGACCGACAACCAGCTACCCTATCCTACGATGTTGATGCATGCCGAAAAACCGGCCAATGCAGGAAAAGTCATGAGCGATTCCCAATACAACGTGGAAAAAACGCAGGGACTCAACATCTACCAGAAACGCGTCGCGTTGTGTCAGGCCTCAGGAGAGGGATTTGTTGAATACTACATCGAAAAGCCAGGAATAACGCAAAAATTCAGCAAACTTTCGTTTTCGCGGCTGTACCCACCGCTGGGTTGGGTGGTTTCTACCGGTATCTACATCGATCAGATTGAAGCCATGGTGGCCCTCAAACAGCGGGAGGTCAATCAGGAACTTAAACGCATCACGGTTATGCTGGTACTGCTGACCCTAAGCGTCGTGAGCTTGGCGGCCTTCCTGATCTACCGGTTTAGCCATCGGCTGTCGCGCGACATCAGCAGCATTCAACGCACCCTGAAAGAACTGGCTCTGGGCAAAATCGTAGAACCCCTCTGCCTGGACCGTACCGACGAACTCCACCTCATTACCGGATCGGTCAACGACCTGATTACCGGCTTTAATCAGTACAGCGGGTTTGCCAAACAGATTGGCGAAGGAAACATGGGGGAAGTCTTTCAGCCCCTGAGCGAAGAAGATGTCTTGGGCAACGAATTGCTGCAAATGCGTGACAAGCTTCAGCAGAACGCCGAAGAAGCCGAACGAAGAACCTGGGCCTCAACCGGCCTGGCGGACCTTAGTGAAATCCTACGAAAGCAGGAAAGCGATCTGGCCCCCCTGGGCGATCACTTGCTCCGGCACCTGGCCACCTACCTGAAGATCAATCAGGGCGTGTTATACCTTGTGGCCGACCAAGAGGAAGAGCCACGGATGCAGCTACTTTCCTGCTATGCGTACGGTCGCAAGAAATTCACGAAAGGGTCCATTGCCCTGGGCGAGGGATTGGTGGGGCAATGCTGGTTTGAAAAGCAAGCCCTCGTTTTGTCGGAAATTCCGGAAGACTACGTCGCCATTACCTCAGGAACCGGACAGGCTTTGCCCCGAAACATTGTCATCTTACCCCTCTTGTACAACGAGGCGGTGTTGGGTGTTTTGGAACTGGCCAGCTTCCGTGCGTTGCTGCCACACGAGATAGAGTTTCTGGAACAGATCAGCACCAGCATCGGTGCCACCATCAGTTCGGTACGCATCAATGCGCAGACCAAAGCCCTGCTGGAGGAAAGCCGCACGCTGGCCGAAGAACTCCAGGCACAAGAAGAAGAATTGCGCCAGAACCAGGAAGAGATGGTCGCGACCAACGAAGAAATGCAGCGCATCCAACGCGAACTACAGGAAGAGAATCAGCACTTGCGGGCTGAAATCGCCCAACTGACTACCAAACCGGCTGCCACTACGACTCCGGAAGTATGAAGAAAAGAGTACTCGGACTTTTCCTGTGGGGCATGAGCCTGGTTAACCCTAGCCAGGCGCAACTAACCCTTGATGGCGAACTTCGGAGTCGTTTCCAGTATCGGAATGGCTACCTTACCCTACCCCAAACCGACGATAAACCCGAGGCCTTCATTGCCCAACGCACCCGCCTGAACCTGGCTTACGAGCGACCCGAACGTGTTAAGACGTACCTCTCCCTGCAGGACGTACGGGTGTGGGGAGATCAGAGCCAACTGACGGATGAGCCCAGCGTGGGGGTTTTCCAGGCCTGGGGGGAAGTGGCGTTACATCCGCGCGTGGCGCTCAAATTCGGACGCCAGGAGCTGATGTACGATGATGGGTACTTGTTCGGGACCCTCAACTGGCGGGAGGCGGGCCGCAGTCACGACGCGGCGGTACTCAAGTACCAGGACTCGACCTTGGCGGCCCATTTGGTGCTGGCCTACAATCAAGACAAAGCGACCCTGGTCAAGACGCCTTATCACAAAGATTACTACCAGCAGCTGCAGGTCCTGTGGCTGGAGAACAAGTGGCGACAGTGGCAAACCTCGGTGATGGGCGTCGCCCGAGGATTACAAACCACCGACTCCACAATCGTCTACGACCAGACGCTGGGAGGACAAGTCTCCCGCACGGAAGGCAGGCTTCGGGCTAAAGCGATCGGATACTACCAACGAGGAACCGAGCGCAGCGGCAGGGAGCATCAGGCCTATTTCTGGTCCTTGAAAGGAGAATTCACTCCCCTAGACCGACTCACCCTGCTGGCGGGCATGGATGTCCTGTCCGGCACGGCCATGACAGGTACAGCCCTCGGCGAAGGCGAAGTGTCCCATACGTTCGACATTCTCTATGGTTTTCGCCATCGCCATTTTGGCCACATGGACTACTTCTACCTGGGCTTTACCCCACAGGCGGGTCTGCGCGACGTCATGTTCAAAACCAGCTACCGGCCGGCTCCGAAATGGAAGACCCAGCTGGACCTGCATTCGTTCTACACGCAAGCCTGGGTAGCCGATCCAGAACGCCTGCCCCAGCCGTTGCCTCGCCACC
The nucleotide sequence above comes from Catalinimonas alkaloidigena. Encoded proteins:
- a CDS encoding cache domain-containing protein — translated: MNRRIGTKIALLVTSMLLLSALAISLTALYSIRVRGQKEIDSFQEAQLEVTRQSLRDLVSTAYDLIQLHHQQSEDPTQVLAAIRQLPAYTQDSTAATLDDATLLAMYGEQGREALLQRALATLAALRFDGEEGYFWVTDNQLPYPTMLMHAEKPANAGKVMSDSQYNVEKTQGLNIYQKRVALCQASGEGFVEYYIEKPGITQKFSKLSFSRLYPPLGWVVSTGIYIDQIEAMVALKQREVNQELKRITVMLVLLTLSVVSLAAFLIYRFSHRLSRDISSIQRTLKELALGKIVEPLCLDRTDELHLITGSVNDLITGFNQYSGFAKQIGEGNMGEVFQPLSEEDVLGNELLQMRDKLQQNAEEAERRTWASTGLADLSEILRKQESDLAPLGDHLLRHLATYLKINQGVLYLVADQEEEPRMQLLSCYAYGRKKFTKGSIALGEGLVGQCWFEKQALVLSEIPEDYVAITSGTGQALPRNIVILPLLYNEAVLGVLELASFRALLPHEIEFLEQISTSIGATISSVRINAQTKALLEESRTLAEELQAQEEELRQNQEEMVATNEEMQRIQRELQEENQHLRAEIAQLTTKPAATTTPEV
- a CDS encoding alginate export family protein; translated protein: MKKRVLGLFLWGMSLVNPSQAQLTLDGELRSRFQYRNGYLTLPQTDDKPEAFIAQRTRLNLAYERPERVKTYLSLQDVRVWGDQSQLTDEPSVGVFQAWGEVALHPRVALKFGRQELMYDDGYLFGTLNWREAGRSHDAAVLKYQDSTLAAHLVLAYNQDKATLVKTPYHKDYYQQLQVLWLENKWRQWQTSVMGVARGLQTTDSTIVYDQTLGGQVSRTEGRLRAKAIGYYQRGTERSGREHQAYFWSLKGEFTPLDRLTLLAGMDVLSGTAMTGTALGEGEVSHTFDILYGFRHRHFGHMDYFYLGFTPQAGLRDVMFKTSYRPAPKWKTQLDLHSFYTQAWVADPERLPQPLPRHLGLEADLSFSHKPDPMITLSGGLSGLVATRTLAVVKGGGDYQRLNHWAWFTIGITPTFLQTEAP